A DNA window from Citrobacter tructae contains the following coding sequences:
- the rpoH gene encoding RNA polymerase sigma factor RpoH yields the protein MTKEMQTLALAPVGNLESYIRAANAWPMLSADEERALAEKLHYQGDLEAAKTLILSHLRFVVHVARNYAGYGLPQADLIQEGNIGLMKAVRRFNPEVGVRLVSFAVHWIKAEIHEYVLRNWRIVKVATTKAQRKLFFNLRKTKQRLGWFNQDEVEMVARELGVSSKDVREMESRMAAQDMTFDMSSDDESDSQPMAPVLYLQDKSSNFADGIEDDNWEEQAANKLTHAMEGLDERSQDIIRARWLDEDNKSTLQELADRYGVSAERVRQLEKNAMKKLRAAIEA from the coding sequence ATGACCAAAGAAATGCAAACTTTAGCTTTAGCCCCTGTTGGTAACCTGGAGTCTTACATCCGGGCTGCGAACGCGTGGCCGATGTTGTCGGCTGACGAGGAGCGGGCACTTGCTGAAAAGCTGCATTACCAGGGCGATCTGGAAGCAGCTAAAACGCTGATCCTGTCTCACCTGCGCTTTGTTGTTCATGTTGCTCGTAACTACGCGGGCTATGGCCTGCCGCAGGCGGATCTGATTCAGGAAGGTAATATCGGCCTGATGAAAGCCGTGCGCCGTTTCAACCCGGAAGTGGGTGTGCGCCTGGTTTCTTTCGCCGTGCACTGGATCAAAGCTGAGATCCACGAATACGTTCTGCGTAACTGGCGTATCGTCAAAGTCGCGACCACCAAAGCACAGCGTAAGCTGTTCTTTAACCTGCGTAAAACCAAGCAGCGTCTGGGCTGGTTCAACCAGGATGAAGTTGAAATGGTCGCTCGCGAGTTGGGAGTTTCCAGCAAAGACGTGCGAGAAATGGAATCCCGCATGGCGGCGCAGGACATGACGTTCGACATGTCTTCGGACGACGAGTCCGACAGCCAGCCGATGGCACCGGTGCTTTATCTGCAGGATAAATCGTCTAACTTTGCTGACGGCATTGAAGATGATAACTGGGAAGAGCAGGCGGCGAACAAATTGACTCACGCGATGGAAGGTCTGGACGAACGTAGCCAGGACATCATCCGCGCCCGTTGGCTGGATGAAGACAACAAGTCGACATTGCAGGAACTGGCCGATCGCTACGGTGTTTCAGCTGAACGTGTACGTCAGCTTGAAAAGAACGCCATGAAAAAGCTGCGCGCGGCAATCGAAGCGTAA